The following are encoded in a window of Magnolia sinica isolate HGM2019 chromosome 11, MsV1, whole genome shotgun sequence genomic DNA:
- the LOC131218834 gene encoding DUF21 domain-containing protein At2g14520-like isoform X1 codes for MAVEYQCCELQFFIHILIISLLVLFAGMMSGLTLGLMSMSIVDLEVLAKSGTPQDRKHAAKILPVVRKQHLLLCTLLICNAAAMETLPIFLDSLVTAWVAILISVTLILLFGEIIPQSVCSRHGLAIGAAVAPIVRVLVWICYPVAYPISKLLDVILGDGHVALFRRAELKTLVDFHGNEAGKGGELTRNETTIIAGALELTEKTARDAMTPISETFAIDINAKLDRDMMKLILDEGHSRVPIYHEKPTNIIGLILVKNLLSIHPADEVLIKNVTIRRIPRVSEDMPLYDILNEFQKGHSHMAVVIRHNMPAEQPTSQNANDDSAKDVRLNIDGEGHHQEKNMKNKRSLRKWKNSHSSMQNGNSRSRRWVRDMSLDVLQIDDNPIPKLAQEEEAVGIITMEDVIEELLQEEIFDETDYHEDL; via the exons ATGGCGGTGGAATACCAATGCTGTGAATTGCAATTTTTCATTCACATTCTAATAATTTCATTATTGGTGTTGTTCGCCGGAATGATGTCGGGACTTACGCTTGGTCTCATGTCGATGAGCATCGTCGACCTCGAAGTTCTTGCTAAGTCAGGAACGCCTCAAGATCGAAAGCACGCTG CAAAGATACTGCCGGTTGTCAGGAAGCAACATTTGTTGCTTTGTACACTGCTTATTTGTAATGCTGCCGCTATGGAG ACACTCCCTATTTTCCTCGATAGTCTTGTTACTGCTTGGGTTGCTATATTGATTTCAGTGACATTGATACTTCTGTTTGGTGAG ATTATACCGCAGTCCGTCTGCTCACGTCACGGTTTAGCTATTGGGGCAGCAGTGGCTCCGATTGTTCGTGTACTTGTTTGGATTTGTTACCCTGTCGCATACCCAATAAGCAAG TTGTTGGACGTCATATTGGGGGATGGACATGTTGCTCTTTTTCGTAGAGCCGAGTTGAAAACGCTTGTTGATTTTCATGGGAATGAG GCAGGAAAAGGTGGAGAATTGACGCGCAATGAGACAACAATCATAGCTGGAGCCCTTGAACTCACGGAGAAAACAGCTAGAGATGCCATGACTCCTATATCTGAAACTTTTGCAATTGATATTAATGCAAAGCTTGATAG GGATATGATGAAGTTGATTTTGGATGAAGGACACAGCAGGGTGCCAATTTATCATGAAAAACCTACAAATATAATTGGGCTTATCTTG GTGAAGAATTTATTATCAATACACCCTGCAGATGAGGTGCTCATCAAGAACGTCACCATCCGGAGGATCCCAAG GGTCTCAGAAGACATGCCTTTATATGATATCTTGAACGAGTTTCAGAAAGGCCACAGTCACATGGCGGTCGTTATCAGGCACAACATGCCCGCCGAACAACCAACAAGCCAGAATGCCAATGATG ATTCGGCGAAAGATGTGAGGTTGAATATTGATGGTGAAGGGCATCATCAAgagaaaaacatgaagaacaaaAGATCACTCAGGAAGTGGAAGAATTCCCACTCCAGCATGCAGAATGGCAATTCAAGGAGTAGAAGGTGGGTGAGGGACATGTCATTGGATGTTCTACAGATAGATGACAATCCGATTCCAAAGCTCGCGCAAGAGGAAGAAGCTGTCGGAATAATCACAATGGAAGATGTCATTGAAGAATTGTTGCAG GAGGAGATCTTTGACGAAACCGATTATCATGAAGATTTGTAA
- the LOC131218834 gene encoding DUF21 domain-containing protein At2g14520-like isoform X2, with translation MAVEYQCCELQFFIHILIISLLVLFAGMMSGLTLGLMSMSIVDLEVLAKSGTPQDRKHAAKILPVVRKQHLLLCTLLICNAAAMETLPIFLDSLVTAWVAILISVTLILLFGEIIPQSVCSRHGLAIGAAVAPIVRVLVWICYPVAYPISKLLDVILGDGHVALFRRAELKTLVDFHGNEAGKGGELTRNETTIIAGALELTEKTARDAMTPISETFAIDINAKLDRDMMKLILDEGHSRVPIYHEKPTNIIGLILVKNLLSIHPADEVLIKNVTIRRIPRFGERCEVEY, from the exons ATGGCGGTGGAATACCAATGCTGTGAATTGCAATTTTTCATTCACATTCTAATAATTTCATTATTGGTGTTGTTCGCCGGAATGATGTCGGGACTTACGCTTGGTCTCATGTCGATGAGCATCGTCGACCTCGAAGTTCTTGCTAAGTCAGGAACGCCTCAAGATCGAAAGCACGCTG CAAAGATACTGCCGGTTGTCAGGAAGCAACATTTGTTGCTTTGTACACTGCTTATTTGTAATGCTGCCGCTATGGAG ACACTCCCTATTTTCCTCGATAGTCTTGTTACTGCTTGGGTTGCTATATTGATTTCAGTGACATTGATACTTCTGTTTGGTGAG ATTATACCGCAGTCCGTCTGCTCACGTCACGGTTTAGCTATTGGGGCAGCAGTGGCTCCGATTGTTCGTGTACTTGTTTGGATTTGTTACCCTGTCGCATACCCAATAAGCAAG TTGTTGGACGTCATATTGGGGGATGGACATGTTGCTCTTTTTCGTAGAGCCGAGTTGAAAACGCTTGTTGATTTTCATGGGAATGAG GCAGGAAAAGGTGGAGAATTGACGCGCAATGAGACAACAATCATAGCTGGAGCCCTTGAACTCACGGAGAAAACAGCTAGAGATGCCATGACTCCTATATCTGAAACTTTTGCAATTGATATTAATGCAAAGCTTGATAG GGATATGATGAAGTTGATTTTGGATGAAGGACACAGCAGGGTGCCAATTTATCATGAAAAACCTACAAATATAATTGGGCTTATCTTG GTGAAGAATTTATTATCAATACACCCTGCAGATGAGGTGCTCATCAAGAACGTCACCATCCGGAGGATCCCAAG ATTCGGCGAAAGATGTGAGGTTGAATATTGA